CGAGATTACGAAGCCAAAATCCGTGAAGAGTTGCAACCGTTTACCGATGTGCCGATTATCTTTACTTCTGCCTTAACCAAACAACGTTTGCTGAAAGCCTTAGAAGAAACCGTAAAAGTTTTCGAAAACAGAAAACAACGTATCCCAACTTCAAAATTCAATGACTATATGTTGAAATTGATTGAAGCCTATCCACCACCGGCACTGAAAGGAAAGTACGTGAAAATCAAATACTGTATGCAGTTGCCAACACCAACACCACAGTTTGTGTTTTTTGCCAATTTGCCACAATATGTTAAGGAACCGTACAAACGTTTCTTAGAAAATAAAATCCGTGAACACTGGGATTTTTCAGGAGTTCCGATTGATATTTACATCAGAGAGAAGTAATCAAAATGTTAAATTAAGTAAGAAAATTTTAGCATTACATACTAAAATCAGAAATTAGCCGTTATTATTTTTTTTAACCAAATAGTAACTGCTAATTTTTTTATGCCAAAATCATTCTACCTATTCCTCACTCTTTTTGTTACTTCAATTTCCTTGGCTCAAAATACCATCACGCTCAAAGGGAAAGTAATTGATGGAACAACTAAACTGCCCATTGAATCGGCAACGGTTTACCTCACTTCAGTCAGAGATTCTTCAGTAGTTGATTATACGATTACTAACAAGTTGGGCGCCTTTACCTTCAAAATTAAAAAACTGGAAAAAGAGGTTTTTCTTAAAGTTTCTTTTATCAGTTATCAGGATTTTAAAGAAGATATTTCCTCATTAACTTCGGATAAAGATTTTGGCACTATCGAAATGAAAGAAGCAGTCAATGCTTTAAACGAAGTAGTAATAAAATCTGAAATCCCTCCGATTAGAATTAAAAAAGATACTTTAGAATTTAATGCTTCCTCGTTCAAAGTAGGCGCCGATGCCAATGTAGAAGCTCTGTTAAAACAATTGCCCGGTGTTGAAATTTCCCCCGAAGGTAAGATTACCGTTAACGGAAAAGAAGTTAGCAATATTTTGGTAAATGGTAAGCCCTTTTTTGGCAAAGACGGTAAAATTGCTACTCAAAATCTTCCTGCCGAAATCATCGATAAGGTACAGGTAACTGATACTAAAACCAAAGCCGAAGCGCTAACCGGAGAAGCATCAAGCTCAGAAGATAAAACCATCAATCTCACCATTCAGGAAGATAAAAACAAAGGGTTCTTTGGCAAAGTGGTTGCCGGCCGAGGCTCTGATAAACGGTATGAATCGAGCTTGCTGCTCAATTATTTCAAAGGAGAACGCAAAGTCAGTGTTTTGGCATCAGCCAATAATATCAATTCTATTGGGTTTTCAATGGATGAGATTTTTGATAACATGGGCGGTGGTCGCAACAGCTCTGTTTATTATAATGATGATGGAAGTTTTGGGGTTAATAATATGCGCTTTGGTGGCGGAGAAGGGATTACAAAATCCAATTTGATCGGCATCAATTATCAGGATAAATGGTTTAAAAAAGTTGATCAAAGTGGTAGTTACTATTTTTCAAATGCGGTTAACGAGAATACCAATCGAACCAACCGTATCAACTTATTGCCCACAGGAAGTACCTTTACCAATTCAGATTCGTTTACGAAAAGAGACAGTAACGGACATACGATGAATCTGGATTTTGAAGTCAAAATTGATTCAACTTCCTCCGTATACGTTAGTCCTAAGTTTTCCAGAAGTCTTGCTAAAAGCAGATACCATAAAACACAAATCACTACTAACGAAGCGGCAGCCGAATTGAACAGTAGTTCAAATGACGACTATAGCGAAAACGAAAACCGCAATTTTGAGTTAGAAGCCAGTTACACTAAGAAATTCAATAAAAAAAACCGGGCGATAGTTGTCAACCTTAATACAGAAATCAACAGAATAGACAATTTCACCAATACTAACTCGGCTACGCTTTTTGCCGATTCGACTCCGGATGATATTCGTAAGCAAAACCGCTTTCGAAAAGATAAAATAGATGATGTAAGTCTTGAGGTTCGCTACGGAGAACCATTAACTGATTCCTTGCGTTTGAGTCTGACTTCAGAAGTTTCGGCAAAGAGAGATAGGAATAATGTCAATACATTCGATTTTGATTCAGGAAGCAATGATTATACCAATTTTAATGCGCAGCAATCCAGTTCAACAGAAGGAAAGGTGAACAGCTATTTTCCATCTACCGGTATTATTCTTAGTAAAGCAAAGACTAACGGGCGCATTAATTTCGGACCTGAATTTGTCAATTTTGAAGCGCAATCCAATTATACCGGTATTAACACCATCCGAAATCGAAACTATGTGTTTCCGAGGGTGAAAGGGTATATCAGTCATACTATCGGAAAATCAAAATCAATTTACGCCAATTACGAATATAAAATGGAAGTTCCCGAAGCCAATCAGGTTTTACCATTTGAAAATCTGGCCAATCCGTTAAATACTATTATTGGAAATGAAAATTTGAAACCTTTGCAACGCCACATTGTGTATTTCAATTTTAATAATTATGATTATTCAAGCCGGTCAGGCTATTACCTGTATTCTGGGTTTTATTGGACAAAAAATGCGGTGGTGTCTTCCACAGTGTTTGATGCGAATTTTAAATCGGTTACCACCTACGAAAACGTTGACAAAGGGATTATGGGTTATATGGGCGCCAACTGGAGCAAATCATTTAAGAAAGAAAAACGTACGTTGCGTTTTGGTTCAGGCATCAACTTTAATTATAATTTAGATCAAGGTTTGACCAATGCTGTTTTGTATGAATCACGAAACTTGGAAATCAGCCCCAAACTAAGTCTGAGTTGGAGTATTGATAAGCTCATTACCATTGCGCCAAGCTACACTTATGTTTACACTACTACCGATTATAAAAATTATATTATAGACAATGCCAATACGTTTAAACATAACGGTAAAATTGAAATTACCTCATATTTTCCCAAGAATTTTGTAATTGGAAGTGATTTCAGATATACCTATAATTCAGGTATAGCCGAAGGGTTTAAAAAGGATTTTTATCTGTGGAATGTGAGCTTGGGATACAATTTTTTCAAGGATCAGTTGTTGGCCAAAGTCAAAGTGTATGACATGCTCAATCAAAATCAAAACACTACACGAAATGTTACGTCTACCGCGATTATTGATTCCGAAAACACGGTGTTGAAACGCTATGTAATGTTTTCGCTAACGTATAAATTGGAAAAATTTG
Above is a genomic segment from Flavobacterium phycosphaerae containing:
- a CDS encoding outer membrane beta-barrel protein, whose protein sequence is MPKSFYLFLTLFVTSISLAQNTITLKGKVIDGTTKLPIESATVYLTSVRDSSVVDYTITNKLGAFTFKIKKLEKEVFLKVSFISYQDFKEDISSLTSDKDFGTIEMKEAVNALNEVVIKSEIPPIRIKKDTLEFNASSFKVGADANVEALLKQLPGVEISPEGKITVNGKEVSNILVNGKPFFGKDGKIATQNLPAEIIDKVQVTDTKTKAEALTGEASSSEDKTINLTIQEDKNKGFFGKVVAGRGSDKRYESSLLLNYFKGERKVSVLASANNINSIGFSMDEIFDNMGGGRNSSVYYNDDGSFGVNNMRFGGGEGITKSNLIGINYQDKWFKKVDQSGSYYFSNAVNENTNRTNRINLLPTGSTFTNSDSFTKRDSNGHTMNLDFEVKIDSTSSVYVSPKFSRSLAKSRYHKTQITTNEAAAELNSSSNDDYSENENRNFELEASYTKKFNKKNRAIVVNLNTEINRIDNFTNTNSATLFADSTPDDIRKQNRFRKDKIDDVSLEVRYGEPLTDSLRLSLTSEVSAKRDRNNVNTFDFDSGSNDYTNFNAQQSSSTEGKVNSYFPSTGIILSKAKTNGRINFGPEFVNFEAQSNYTGINTIRNRNYVFPRVKGYISHTIGKSKSIYANYEYKMEVPEANQVLPFENLANPLNTIIGNENLKPLQRHIVYFNFNNYDYSSRSGYYLYSGFYWTKNAVVSSTVFDANFKSVTTYENVDKGIMGYMGANWSKSFKKEKRTLRFGSGINFNYNLDQGLTNAVLYESRNLEISPKLSLSWSIDKLITIAPSYTYVYTTTDYKNYIIDNANTFKHNGKIEITSYFPKNFVIGSDFRYTYNSGIAEGFKKDFYLWNVSLGYNFFKDQLLAKVKVYDMLNQNQNTTRNVTSTAIIDSENTVLKRYVMFSLTYKLEKFAGKKKEEGGIFIED